A DNA window from Aphelocoma coerulescens isolate FSJ_1873_10779 chromosome Z unlocalized genomic scaffold, UR_Acoe_1.0 ChrZ_unloc_scaf_3, whole genome shotgun sequence contains the following coding sequences:
- the LOC138103980 gene encoding uncharacterized protein codes for MAELPLPAGLDARTFPAKLWRLANSPRVRSVRWDSQGQGLLIDRALFEQELLSPAGVRGPAPRTFRATRFRSIVRQLNRYGFYKVPGRAGAAVPGDAGACLHYSNPWFRRDCAHLLLRIRRRSTANKHRRRSPWGSQQRPRQRPRPAGPEGRGRFQPLPRERPPLPAGRPPSGFLLLHRERTLPDGRELRSRRPSRFQQPPRERPLLARRPPCGFHLLHRDRPQPARRDGPSRFQELYGERPLPAEREVLRIPPCELLGLYGEPLLPVRREGLSRLQELYGLQPPPAGLPPWAFQQLHTERPPPAGRELLRIPPCSFQQLQTEQQSPACKPSATPGSSASSAPAGSAACAASTASSETRNAPGQEELPSADLGLQVEQMIQEIRRSVAERSPFAQGNANVAAESSGGEAGNRAAAEGALPGTESCGNSSPEPEEPDSI; via the exons ATGGCCGAGCTGCCGCTGCCCGCCGGGCTCGACGCCCGCACCTTCCCCGCCAAGCTGTGGCGTCTGGCGAACAGCCCCCGCGTCCGCTCCGTGcgctgggacagccagggccaggggctgctcatCGACCGCGCCCtctttgagcaggagctgctcagcccgGCCGGCGTCCGGGGGCCGGCCCCGCGCACCTTCAGAGCCACGCGGTTCCGCAGCATCGTGCGCCAGCTGAACCGCTACGGCTTCTACAAggtgccgggccgggctggcGCGGCTGTGCCGGGCGATGCCGGGGCGTGCCTCCACTACAGCAACCCCTGGTTTCGCCGCGACTGCGCCCACCTCCTGCTGCGCATCAGGCGCCGGAGCACGGCCAACAAGCACCGCAGGCGCTCGCCCTGGGGCTCCCAGCAGCGCCCCCGGCagcggccgcggccggcggggccggaggGGCGCGGGCGTTTCCAGCCGCTGCCTCGGGagcggccgccgctgccggcgGGGCGGCCTCCCAGCGGCTTCTTGCTCCTGCACAGGGAGCGGACGCTGCCGGACGGGCGGGAGCTGCGCAGCCGGCGGCCCAGCCGCTTCCAGCAGCCCCCCAGGGAGCGGCCGCTCCTGGCCCGGCGCCCGCCCTGTGGCTTCCACCTCCTCCACAGGGACCGGCCGCAGCCGGCCCGGCGGGACGGGCCCAGCCGCTTCCAGGAGCTGTACGGGGAGCGGCCGCTGCCTGCCGAGCGGGAGGTGCTCAGGATCCCGCCCTGCGAGCTCCTCGGGCTCTACGGGGAGCCGCTGCTGCCGGTCAGGCGGGAGGGGCTGAGCCGCCTCCAGGAGCTGTACGGGCTGCAGCCGCCGCCGGCCGGGCTCCCGCCCTGGgctttccagcagctccacacgGAGCGGCCGCCTCCGGCCGGGCGGGAGCTGCTCAGGATCCCGCCgtgcagcttccagcagctccaaacGGAGCAGCAGTCCCCAGCCTGCAAGCCATCAG CCACACCGGGCAGTTCAGCCTCTAGTGctccagctggcagtgctgcttgtGCAGCATCGACGGCCTCCAGCGAGACACGGAATGCACCTGGGCAAGAGGAATTGCCTTCAGCGGATCTGGGCCTTCAGGTCGAGCAAATGATTCAGGAGATCAGGAGATCCGTGGCTGAAAGGTCTCCCTTTGCTCAG GGGAATGCTAATGTTGCTGCTGAGTCTtcaggaggggaggccgggaacagggctgcagcagagggagctttGCCGGGCACCGAGAGCTGCGGGAACAGTTCCCCAGAGCCTGAGGAGCCTG